From Malaya genurostris strain Urasoe2022 chromosome 2, Malgen_1.1, whole genome shotgun sequence:
ccgcgattgctttcgatggaacaaaaacagcaacgagtcgatgatggcgaaattgaacgaattgagctttgatctgcttcctcaccccccatattcgccagatttagcccccgtgactactggctctttgctgatcttaaaaaaatgctccaggcaaaaagatttggctcaaatgaggaggtcatcgctgaaactgaagattattttgaagtgaaagatcaattttttttataacatggtattgaaaaattggaaaaacgttggaaccattgtatcaccctaaaaggtgattatgttgatgaataaaaaaaaatttgcaaaaaaaatgttgtttccattgttagtcaagggacttattgatccatgtgttaccatGGATCTACTGCATACTCTTGGAATGGATAAAAATTGAGTTTTTTCTTTTTACAAGCGTCTTTTTCCAGGATTGCTATGGAGATGGAAACCAACAAATCTCTGTAACTATATTGCAATGCAGAACTTGATCGTCTGCATACTTTGCTTcagatttttagtgtacaagtcaatcatgttcttactatcaatcaatttaattgtaaataaaaatattattttaaatacaCTGAggccttttttatgcggttttttttatgcgacttttttatgcaaactttcagagtgatgcggtttttttttatgcgaagtttcagagttatgcgagttttcagagttatgcggtttcccttctgcgttttttatgcgaagtttcagagttatgcggttttttttatgcgaattttcagaactatgcgttttttttatgcggtacgtaaactcgcataaaaaaagacttcagtgtcatggaaatttattttaaaatcattaCTTTTACAGACAATAAATAACCAAAATAAATCGAGGCGCTGGAGGTTTTCACTTTATCCAAATTTAACTTTCCTGGCCGCTTAAATGAATTTATTGTGAAATCGTTTGGAAAGGTTATAACGTTTTTCTACAGTAATATAATTTGCATTTGAATGGATACGGAAAAATCGTGTATCTCAcagcaaacgatattttatatgaaattgatactttcaactttaaagttttcttacattttcttatattaacaaaccattgtatttttcatttgaccaaCCAATTCCACAGCGGAAATAAGTGATTCTCAATCGGAACTATTCGGTTAAAtacaatttattgtattttgatgacaaaatttatttttcactgtgcaatacatttttcttatgttggtttctgctgcttaatcgtgaatatattcaaactgAACACTTGATTCTTTTCCGAAAAATTGTTGAGGGGAAAAATTTAGCTTTTagttgttacgatacttaacaacctacacacttcattgtaaaaagtttatGTACAATTCATTAAATGCACTGACGAAAATTAGTACGATAACTCAACCGACTCCAGCATAGTTTATACAGAATATTGAAATGTCTACTtatgttcaaaggaaaagtttcaatgaatatgtaacaataaatcttatgGTTTCTTTGCAACATTGTCTCAGGTGTCTAAGTGGTATATGTGAAAATCTTGCTCTCGGCTTCTTAAAACTAAAGCAGagtgccttattaaatatattattatagCTACCATGGAGTGGGAAGGTAAGTTTCTTGAGACATTATCAACTATTCAACCAATTGTCTTTCAGTTATTTTAGTCAAGAGCAAGAAGCTCGAAGAAACTATCTTTGATCCGCATACATACGACCAATGTTGCGATATGTTTTACAGTTCGGAataattttcaaagaaaaatagctGTTATGTTTTTTGTTAATTCAGTAAAAATTTTGCAGCTTCAATCAATTCTATTCgttaaattaacttttttatgattttgttaccatttcaataaaataaattgaaattgcccAAACTTAATTATTCCTACAATATAACAATAGTTTTATTAGGCATCCTGCGATTCCAGCTCAAAACATGCGAATAATCTTATCAATTTTTGTAAACTATAGGATACGCCAAAATCCGTTCTAAAATCTTGGTTGACGAAAGTGTGTGGGACATTCTTCGTCATATTTTTCTCATCAAATCTGATCATTTCCACCTTTGTTAGGATCACTTACATATCAGTTTACATCGATttcaaaaaatactcatatactgtgatacctttttgacactttgaccagttcttattcatactcattgaactccaatgcaattgtaaaaaaattcaactgtcatagaaatgttaaaaaattgaaatggagaataactaaaatttttttctaattgttagtcatttgcattttaatttattttcatttccagctgtataatttcaatattaattCATCTTAATATCATCCGCATTATAAGGACTACGTAATACataaaactacatgaaaatcttattaatatcatccgacgattggtgtagattaaattcattcggtttatggtatgcgattatatgtacgaacatcatacgcactacaaaatgaatagtatttcctatatggctgctgtgatgattaattttgaaacgaaaatcatctacattttggattcattcaatttataagtaCATGTGCTTCAAACAAACTTTCAACGATATTCATacaaatcaatttgtttttgacagaGGGGAAATTGAATGGCCGACTTACAAAAACCATCTGAAAATCGTTATGGGGATCGGTTGAAGCAAAAACCATTCGACTTATGGCCGGTAAATTCTTTCAGTGTATGGCAAGTGTATGGAAAATATACGCTGAAATACACTGGggtcttttttttatgcggtttctttcTACTTGgcctttttacgcggattttcgaagttacgcgattttttttacgcggatttccgaattttgtcttagaaatgcaaaaaaacttcgagatctggtgttatgttCAGATTCCAAAAGAACGAGACCCAaagtagattttcacaaaacaattttttttcagatttcacTAGATCTGGAcactttatgcatttctaaaacatttggcatcaaaattttcaaaaggtaCGCGATTTCTTTTTgcgcgttttttttacgcggcacgtacccccgcgtaaaaagatacCTCAGTGTATTGGTTCAAAAGGAGCCTATAAAATGTAAGGAAAATTTTGGTTGTTTAATTCAGTCCGGgtcaattttgatcagatggtacactcttaaaaaatgaaacttacactTCACTTCAAttcaaaaagcaaagtcctggcattacattccttttgtggaatttggcctttctgtttcaacagacttcgcagccgattcttagtgtacagaatcattgcatggctagtactatggatcctactgacactaagaatccttccaggtcggggctcgaacatacgacaactggcttgtaagaccagcgaattgaattaaaccgccaacccgggacaattcaAGCATGTCGTAATTTCTTGGGCGTTTGGAAATGTAGTGTAGCCATtcttagaaaaacttttttgaatccacctagtggtgtaatgatgcctttctgatattacttatattttctaaaatatcactagaagtttctgtggagaattttttttttcaatcttgaaaaaaataagaaactttctttgggtataaactaacataaccttttcaatttgtaaacagttgtgtcaagggaatattttgttttctttattttgcatcgtcgcactaaatgatttaacacactttaccctatagttatggaaccggaagttcgacccggatgaaattaaacagcaatctatgagactgtaggaacttttatatgagcctgtttgtggaaacgatcaaatcatctctgagaaaattgagtgagtatcGCTTTAAACTtcttgactactatttccggtacttttggaaccgggaacttggaaccagcatagtcgaagtcggttcatttagtaagtaactaatatagcctacaaattgaatcaatttAATGCCAAATctagctctaaatgacggtgtgaaattcaataccaacctatgggactatgagatttttcattttatgagtgacaataATTGACACATACatgcacagacacatacattgctcagcacgatgaactgtgtcaaatGATATAGAGCACTTAGCTCTTTGGGCTCATTTTCActaatcaatttttcaagtgattgcataaactttctatatgagaaaggcaataagtgtacttttatagaaaagcatcgttttcatgatcttgtaataacattaacaagtaggtacaaattgaatacttAAAAgcatttcacctgaaaaatataaatttttattaGCGTGCAGGGTCGCTATACgatattgaacaaagcacgcttcgAACGAAGCAAAGTCGCAGGTACCGACGcgcaccagttttgcatcgttattttgaatgacgatttaaatgttttgacactcatcgctctataatttcggaaccgaaactcGTATCAGaataaaattgcacagtatgtttaaagacaatgagagttttaatttgaatcatgattcgtgaaaatcggcttaacctttgctgagaaatcgaagtgagttccggttttggagattttctccgacattatcggtgctttcggaagcggaaactggAGatgagtagtcccaaagtagttttatatattcactaactaacaagatctgccaactagatgaatttagcagtaagttttataaaaagttgCACCCCAATTCgcaaccggaaccggaagtcggatctggatcaactttccgGGAACTTTTATAGAAGTTTTAGacgttttatttgcatcttagtttgtgtaaatcggacaagaaattttctagaaaattgagtgcgcattttttaataaatttgcacatatttccttgtaattcgggaaccggaggtcggatccaaatgacattatttgtcacatacacacatacacaaacagatatgttgtgatctcgacgaactgagtcgaatggtatatgtcactcggccctcagggcctcggttgtaaattcggttttcacagcgattgcctaGCCTttttatttgagaaaggcaacaatgaaatttacgctggaCGTGAATTCAAACATGCCGTAATTTATTCGGTGATGATACAATATTATaacgttcggctgaaaagttcgtatcgtttaatagaaacacacattttttttgccaaaattcgtttttattattcaacataattgccatcagaggcgatacagcgattatagcgatcttccaacttttcgataccatttttgtagtacgatttgtcctttgcctcaaaataggcctcagtttcagcgattacctcttcattgcttctaaattttttaccagcgagcattctcttgaggtctgagaacaggaaaaagtcactggggggcaaatctggagaatacggtggatgagggagcaattcgaagcccaattcgttcaatttcagcatggttttcatcgacttgtgacacggtgcattgtcttgatgaaacaaaacttttttcttcttcaaatgaggccgttttttttgaaatttcgtccttcaaacgctctaataacgctatataatagtcactgttgatggtttttcccttttcaaggtagtcgatgaaaattataccatgcgaatcccaaaatacagacgccataaccttaccggccgattgttgagtctttccacgctttggattcggttcatcgcgtgcagtccactcagctgactgtcgattggactccggagtgaagtgatggagccatgtttcgtccattgttatatatcgacgaaaaaaatcggttttatttcgatataacagctccaaacactgctcagaatcatcaattcgttgttgtttttgatcgattgtgagctcacgcggcacccattttgcacaaagctttctcatatccaaatattcgtgaataatatgtccaacacgttcctttgatatctttagggtgtcagctatctcgatcaacttcactttacggtgattgaaaatcattttgtggatattttttcacgttttcatcggtaacagcctcttttggacgtccactgcgttcatctcacaaactaataatcagacagctgtcaaatttatacacgtatcctttgaaggttggtactaactgaaaatggtatggatttaattctagtggcgccctctcatagaaacgatacgaacttttcagccgatctgttatctactaatatgaaaaaaataatttcgatttccggtttataTTTATTCCttaaaccattacaatatgggtattttcgaaacggatttgatAAGTAGGTGCCAGCAAAAAGTGTTGCCTTCCGTTGAATTTGTTTCAAGGATGAAACATttcattcaacatttttttttataaattttttttttattcaggccaatttgcgtacaagctttacgtggccgaatgaaccatgtttttattgaataaaatagtattttttaccgttggatctcgttgtcaccctttttctagggggagaggagcttccatttttatcttgcgatgagtgaggggcactttgttcgtggctcgtctcgtcctccattgccgcatcggtggtatcgttgttggtttccggttttttttgttttccttgtaattcgcattcttgggttggttgctgtagacgcgccttgttgtgcattaattgcagttgctggtgggtttgatggtacaacaggagtactgcacTCACTAGTCTCCGTTGTcgggcggttgtccttatttttgattgaagatgtcctttttgcagtttcagtgcaaggtttgccttagtgtgcaggttgctcacaaaactgacatgtaaccagttgattttcatacgtaatcagcgttttacacggatgtaaaTTCTGCCATTCTTCCCTTTCGATGAAAAGAACTTcaaactgatcgctggtctgcgggggaaggtcatgcacgcgtacttctatggcattgtccaccatgtacacagggatttaatatttaacattgtcatgatcaatactgtacaccccgttattaaccgaagcaaaagcaattgcatctttttcacgtttgaacataatgtacacacagttagacgccttgttgaattgagtctcacttacatcagtaacgtttagatgcattcgttccttgagCAAGATTCCAAACAAGATAGCATTTAAATTCGGATTGCACCTCACCCATCACGAATTTTCAGTACAAATTCTCCAACTGCGCTCCTTATTCACAACTAAAGTCTGAACACTACCACTTGAATAGCTTTCGCCCCGAATCACTAACATTCGTCCCAGATGGAGCGTATTTTGATTATCGCAGTTCATAAATCAATTTACATCGAAAACAGTCCCGGTGCTATCAGACGAGACAAGTTCTctcgatttttttatgcaacACGATGGAGAATCGCAGTAAGCGTTGGAAATGGcttccattcatattggtttttGTTCGTTTCCGCATTCATCCTGTGCCGgtgttattgtaattttttttttgctattattATTGCGGTAAGGATGATGCTGGCGATACTGACGATGGCGACGTGACTGACCTATGGGTTATTGAAATTTAATGaatatgaaacattttttttctgccaTCGACTGGCTCAAGTGGAGGCCCTATGGTGGCCGTTGCTTCCGGCGGGAACAATTTTTCATGCTTGATTTAATTCAATATCGGACCAACAGCGGTTCGCGGAAACATAACTATGGAGCAAGATAGCGAGATGTTCCGTTGGTTGCCTACAATAGCAGTCAAGGTATGAGAAGCCGATGGAATTATTTTCCCATATAGCAACATAATTTTGACAGGTTGCTCGGATCATAGTAGGTGCTATGCAGAAAAGATATACCGACTGCTTAGGTTTACAATGGCAGGGACCTACCTCAGCTCAACCCCAGGCCATGTTTCGAACTGCACATGTAAATTTTTACAGCAACCCGATCGACTAGCCGTGAGCTAAAACCGCATTAGATTCCCCGCCGGTTGGCAACGccatcgtgtgtgtgtgtgaacttTCAAACTGCATCATGTCATGCAATCGGAGGCATGTTACGCTAGTTGTAAATTATGAAACTTACTGAAAACGGAACGGATGACGGCGGATCAAGGAGTGGTTCGTGATCGGCAGGTGGTCGACGGGAACAGAGGTCGGTGGTCTATGGGTAGCGGAAAGATAAATTTATGACCCACTCTGGGACAGTTCGTATCACGCTTTGCCCCGCTGCTGGGCTCCCGAGGGAGCAGCACCGGGGTAAACATAATTGAATTCTCGGTTTGTAGTTAAAAATGCAGTTCAATTGGCGTGCAACGGCCCTAGTGTTTTCCAGGTGCCAATTACAAATTGGAAAAGTCAACTATCAATTTTCACTCGGCTGATGATTTATGCAGGAGCTACGCTTGGTGCACTTGGTGTGACAATTATCAAATTATTCACTGATGGTTGTATATTGGTTTGGTATCAAAGCTAATGATTCCATGCATTTTTCATTAGAACCGAaaagttgttttatttatttttttaatgatcTTAATGCATATAATCTCAGTCGCTCAGTTTCCCCCAGCcaaacaacaatttcggttattcGCGGAAttccaaattgaataaaagttcTTTCGGTTTACCATCGAAAGGAAGAACAGTCAAACCTGACCGGGGAAGAAAAAAGAATTATTCATTCGGAAAGTGCGAGAAACGCGCGATGCTTTCACTGCAACGCAACTGGTTTTCCCCGTATTTCCACGCCGATGGATGGTAATTTCCGTAATGAGATAATAGGTAATTAGTTCATTATTCTTTGATATCGGAAACGAGCGTGTCGGTCGTTCCTTCTCCCGGTTCTTTTCCGGCATTCGGTGGTCTGATTCACTTATGCACAGTTAGTTAGCTTCGGCGATGGCGTCGGTTTCGTATAACTGTattagcaacagcagcagcacttTGAAGCCGTGCGTTTCGAGCAGAATGTCATTATTGTTATTCAAGTAACTCCGATAGAGAAACCTTTTGAAGTAGGGATTTGTCAGAATGGAATTATTCTTTTCATTATGTGCGAGTGTGACAAAATTTCACGTACAATTCGCTGCATTAAATTATCCAAATCTCCTACTGAGACAATACATTCTTACAAACTTCCGTTTTTGTCGTTCTTATCGTTCTTGTCGTTCTTGTCGCTCTTGTCGTTTTTGTCGTTCTAGTCGTTCCTATCGGTCTTGTCGTTCCTGTCGTTCTTGTCGTTCTTGTCGTTCTTATCGGTCTTGTCGTTCTTGTCGTTCTTGTCGTTCTTGTCGCTCTTGTCGTTTTTGTCGTTCTTGTCGTTCTTATCGGTCTTGTCGTTCCTGTCGTTCTTGTCGTTCTTGTCGTTCTTATCGGTCTTGTCGTTCTTGTCGTTCTTGTCGTTCTTGTCGTTCTTGTCGTTCTTGTCGTTCTTGTCGTTCTTGTCGTTCTTGTCGTTCTTGTCGTTCTTGTCGTTCTTGTCATTCTTGTCGTTCTTGTCGTTCTTGTCGTTCTTGTCGTTCTTGTCGTTCTTGTCGTTCTTGTCGTTCTTGTCGTTCTTGTCGTTCTTGTCGTTCTTGTCGTTCTTGTCGTTCTTGTCGTTCTTATCGTTCTTGTCGTTCTTGTCATTCTTGTCGATCTTATCGTTCTTGTCGTTCTTGTCGTTCTTGTCGTTCTTATCGATTTTGTCCTTCTTGTCGGTCTTTTCGTTCTTGTCGTTCTTTTCGATCTTTCGTTCTAGTCGTTCTTTTCGATTTTgtcgttcttgttgttcttgttgttcttgttgttcttgtcgtTCTTGTCGTTCTTGTCGTTCTTGTCGTTCTTGTCGTTCTTATCGTTCTTGTCGTTCTTGTCATTCTTGTCGATCTTATCGTTCTTGTCGTTCTTGTCGTTCTTGTCGTTCTTGTCGTTCTTATCGATTTTGTCCTTCTTGTCGGTCTTTTCGTTCTTGTCGTTCTTTTCGATCTTTTCGTTCTAGTCGTTCTTTTCGATTTTgtcgttcttgttgttcttgttgttcttgttgttcttgttgttcttgtcgtTCTTGTCGTTCTTGTCGTTCTTGTCGTTCTTGTCGTTCTTGTCGTTCTTGTCGTTCTTATCGTTCTTGTCGTTCTTGTCATTCTTGTCGATCTTATCGTTCTTGTCGTTCTTGTCGTTCTTGTCGTTCTTATCGATTTTGTCCTTCTTGTCGGTCTTTTCGTTCTTGTCGTTCTTTTCGATCTTTTCATTCTAGTCGTTCTTTTCGATTTTgtcgttcttgttgttcttgttgttcttgttgttcttgtcgtTCTTGTCGTTCTTGTGTTCGTATCGTTCTTGTCGTTTTTTGTCGTTCTTGTCGTTCTTGTCGTTCTTGTCGTTCTTGTCGTTCTTGTCGTTCTTGTCGTTCTTGTCGTTCTTGTCGTTCTGGTCGTTCTTGTCGTTCTTGTCGTTCTTGTCGTTCTGGTCGTTCTTATCGTTCTTGTCGTTTTTTGTCGTTCTTGTCATTTTTATCGGTCTTGTCGTTCTCGTCGTTCTTATCGTTCTTATCgttcttgtctttcttgtcgTTCTCGTCGTTCTTgtcgttcttgttgttcttgtcgcTCTTGTCATTCTTGTTCtatacttacaaaaaagtaacgcatgtaacgcttcgtatcacttttaacttatctaaaagtaacgcatgtaacgattcgtaacgcctttaatttacaaaaaagtaatgcatgtaaagcttcgtaacgtctacaacttacaaaaaacgcctataataatataatataacgcttcgtgacacctataactcacaaaaaagtaacgcatgtaacgcctacaaCCTACTAAACAGTAACGCTTCCCAacgcttacaaaaaaataacgcatgcaacgcttcgtaacgtctataacttacaaaaaagtgactcatgtaacgcctataacttaccaaaaaataacgcctgtaacgcttcgtaacgcctttaactaacaaaaaagtaacgcttcgtaacgcttacaaaaaagtaatgcatgcaacgcttcgtaacatttataacttatcaaaaacgcatgtaacgcctataacttaccaaaAATAACtcctgtaacgcttcgtaacacctttaacaaaaaaaagtaacgcttagaaaaaaataacgcatgcaacgcttcgtaacacttttaacatgcaaaaaagtaacgcatgcaacgcttcgtaacacttataacttacaaaaaaaataatgtctGCAACACTTCGTTAcgccaataacttacaaaaaagtaacgcatgcaacgcttcgtaacacttataacttataaaaacaagtgattgcataacctttccatataagagaaaggcaaaaacgtatgtaacgcttcgtaacgcctataacttacaaaaaattaacacatgtaacgcctataacttactaaaaagtaacgcttcggcacgtctataacttacaaaaaagtaacgcatgtaacgtctataacttacaaaaaaaacgcctgtaacacttcgtaacgcctttaactaacaaaaaagtGACGCTTCGTAATGCTTCGAAACatatataacttacaaaaagtaacgcatataacgcctaTAACGTGCCAAAAAATAACTCCTGTAACACTTTGTAACACCTTCAACAAAGAAAAAGTAACGCCtactaaaaaataacgcatgcaacgcctcgtaacacttataacactcgtggagtgttttgctcgattcgtgcacttttcgtgcagtttggcaatcaaaaccggtgcactgtgtttcattgatttgcaccgcacgaaaaaaatgcactttcggggcaactattttgcacccgttttcttttccgagcagcaagcgtgcgaaccaaactttacaaaaccgtttcattgatcaactgtcagagtaaaacactggcaccgagcgagtggaatcaatgaaaaacgacatataactttcaaaaaaaaaaacgcctgtaacacttcgtaacacctttaaCTAACAAaaaggtaacgcttcgtaacacttataacttacaaaaagtaacgcatgaaacGCATATAACGTACCAAAAAATAACtcctgtaacgctttgtaacaccttCAATAAAGAAAAAGTAACGCTTACAAATGAATAACGCATGCAACGCCTCATAatact
This genomic window contains:
- the LOC131433089 gene encoding uncharacterized protein DDB_G0287625-like; protein product: MSNNKIGLELPMMGSSASAGESQRKQQQEECVSPCLANGWFVILGKKLNEKIEKNDKNEKTDKKDKIDKNDKNDKNDKNDKIDKNDKNDKNDKNDKNDKNDKNDKNDKNDKNDKNNKNNKNNKNNKNDKIEKNERQERQERQERQERQEQQEQQEQQERQNRKERLERKIEKNDKNEKTDKKDKIDKNDKNDKNDKNDKIDKNDKNDKNDKNDKNDKNDKNDKNDKNDKNDKNDKNDKNDKNDKNDKNDKNDKNDKNDKNDKNDKNDKNDKNDKNDKNDKNDKNDKTDKNDKNDKNDRNDKTDKNDKNDKNDKSDKNDKNDKNDKTDKNDKNDKNDRNDKTDRND